The DNA region CCCAACGTCAGCGGAAAGTTTCTTGACAGCATCCACAGCGGCCTTCCGGTATTCGGACTGAGACATCCCGTCCACGCCTTCCACACCCATTACGCGCGCAATTTCACGATATTTTTCGCCAGTGCACTCGGCATTGTACTCCATGACGATCGGGAGCATCATCGCGCAGGCAACACCGTGCGGGGTGTCATAAACCGCGCCGAGGGTGTGCGCCATCGAATGCGCAATGCCAAGGCCAACATTCGAGAAGCCCATACCGGCAATATACTGGCCAAGCGCCATTCCGTCACGGCCTTCCTTTGTGTTTGCGACCGCGCCGCGCAGCGATTTTGCAATGATCTCGATCGCCTTGATGTGGAACATATCGGTCATTTCCCAAGCAGCCTTGGTGGTGTAGCCTTCAATCGCATGAGTCAGCGCATCCATACCGGTGGAGGCGGTCAGACCCTTCGGCATCGAAGCCATCATATCCGGATCGACAACCGCGATGATCGGCATGTCGTGCGGATCGACACAGACAAATTTACGTTTTCTCTCCACGTCGGTGATAACATAGTTGATGGTGACCTCAGCGGCGGTGCCGGCGGTGGTGGGAACGGCAATGATCGGGACACAGGGCTTTTTGGTCGGCGCGACGCCTTCCAGGCTGCGCACATCCTCAAATTCCGGGTTTGCAATGATGATACCGATCGCCTTGGCGGTATCCATCGAGGAACCGCCGCCAATGGCAACGATATAGTCCGCGCCTGACGCCTTGAACGCCTGCACACCGTTCTGGACATTCTGGATGGTCGGATTGGCTTTAATATCCGAATACACCTCGTAAGCGAGGCCTTCCTTGTCCAGAATATCGGTCACCTTGGAGGCCACCTTAAATTTGATCAGATCGGGGTCGGAACACACGAATGCTTTTTTGAAGCCGTGCGCCTTGGCTTCATTGGCGATTTCCTGAATCGCGCCGGAGCCGTGATAGGAAGTCTGATTGAGCATAATTCTGTTCGCCATAAATAATCTTCTCCTTTTTCTGAAATACTGGCTGCGGTCAAGTTTGACAATTTATTATCATTATTGTAAACCAGAATCCGGAGAAAAGTAAAGTTACAATCTGTCAAAGATGTAACATCCCACAAAAATTTTTTTAATCCGCACGAAAAACAAGGTATTATGTATGCGATTTAGGCAAAAGGCCCAAATGGATAAACAGGTCGGCCAGCTTTGCCGGCATCGCATCCACGAGACTTTTTGCCATCTTTTCCGGCGGCTCTGGCATCCCGCCAAGCACCCATTTCACCGTCATGTAAATGGAGCCGCGGCAGTACATCTCCAGCAGAAAGCGGATCTCCTCATCCGGAAACTGTCCGGTCTTCTGTCTGATCTGCTGGGTATAAAACTCCAGGATCAGTGCAAAATCATGTTCCTTGAGGGAGTTCTGATCGTCCGAACTAAACGCCCCGGTAAAAAAGACCCTCTCCTCCCGGATGTATTCGAACTTGCGTTCGAGTCCTTCCAGCACCGTCCGGCCGCTGCCCATATGTGCAAAGGATTCGAGCAGCAGCTTATCAAAATACCAGTTGATGAGGTCGTACTTATCCAGAAAATTGCGGTAAAACGTCTGGCGGGTCACCCCACAGGCATCCACAATCTGCTGGACGGTGATACGGTCCACCGGCGTGTTCTTCATACAGGCTTTGATCGCCTCGGCAAGGCGGTATTTTGTGTTTTCCTGCCGGGTCTCCGGTTTCAGCATGCGCATCCTTCCTCTCAATTTGGTCACCTCCATTGTAACAGACTGCCGGAGGGTTTTACAACTCCCTTTTAACTGATACGGTTTCACTCCGTCAAATCGCAGGTGCTGCGCGCAAGTCCCCCTGCATAAGTACCGGCAGCCGCCCCGACGATGCAGAGCCCCGCTGTCAGGCTACCGCCAGCAGATTTTCTCATTCGGGCCTATCCAATTTTCCGGAACAGCTTTCAAAGTACAGAGGAGCCGCCCCCAGTTTGGAGGCGGCTCCTCTGTTTAATCAAAGTCAGAGATTTCCTGGCTATCCTACATGTATTTGGGAACGACCAGCCGCGGCAGGGCCAAGATGAAATCCGGGAAGAAGATGATGATCAGAAGCGTTATGACCACCGCGCCAAGCATAACAAACAAATCCCGGAAGGTCTTTTGCGGTTCGATCTTTGCAATTTGGCAGGCCAGCAACAGGCACAACCCGTACGGTGGCGTCACGAGGCCAAAGGACAGAACCAAGCAAATGATCATGCCCAGATGCACCGGATGCAGCCCAAGGGCCAAGCCGGCCGGAACGACAATCGGAACAAAGATGCAGATCGCCGGGGTCGCATCCATAAATGCACCAAGAACAAAAAACAGGATGATAGTGAACAGCATGAATCCTGCCTTCGACAGATTAAGATCGGTCATCAGCTGCATGACATATTCATTTGTACGGAAATAAGCCAGCAGGTAACCGAAGACACTCGCCGCTCCAATACAGAAAAGACTCGTCGCCGCCCCCTTCGCAGACTTCACAAAGATGGGGAGCAAATCCTTGGGCGTCAGGGTCTTATCAACAAAAATTGTGATGATCAGACTGTAAACAACAGCCAGCACCGCACTTTCGGTGGCAGTACAAACACCGGTGAGCACGCCGCCGATGATAATAAGCGGCATGACAAGCACCAAAGCGGCCTTCCGAAATGTGATCAGGAACTCTCGGAAGGTGCACTTCGCCTCTTTCGGATAATGGAATTTGATGGCATATCCCAGAGAAACCACCATCATCGTGAGCGCCAGCATCAGGCCTGGAACCATCCCAGCCACGAACAGCGCTTGAACGCTTGCACCGGCTGTGGCGGAATAGATAATCATAATCAGGCTGGGCGGAATGATCTGACCCAATACGGATGAGGTTGCAGTGACCGCGACCGTGAACGATTTGGTATACCCTTTGCGGATCATTGCCGGGATCAGGATGGTTCCAATGCCCGAAGTATCCGCGACCGCCGAGCCCGACAGGTGACCAAACAACAAGCTGACAAGGACATTAATATGGGCCAGTCCGCCACGGATATGTCCCACCGCTGCGGAAGAAAGGTCTATCAGCTTATCCGTAATTTTCCCTGAATTCATCAGATTTCCCGCCAGCAGGAAAAATGGGATTGCTGTCAGGACAAAGCTGTCAATTCCGGCAAAGAAACGTTGGACGATCTGCCAAAACGGCAGATCCGTGAATCCAACAAGCACCGCCGTGGAAATTGCCAGAATGGAAAAAGCAAGCGGCAGACCCAGCAGCATCAGCAGGATCATACCCACGATCAGAATAAGAATGGGCAATGGGCTCACGAAGCTGCCTCCTTTCGATTACGGTTCAGTTCCAAGATGGCCTGTTCCACTGTATAAAATATCATGACAACTGCTGAAACCGGGATGGCTATGTAGACGCAGTTGGAGGGGATCGGCATTGTCACAGCGGTTTTCCCCATGCTTCGGACCACGTAGTTTGCGCCCGCCACCAAAAGGATCACACTGACCCCCAGTATCAGCACCAGAACAATCATGCGTAAAACCTTGCGCATCTTCTCGGAAACGGCAGATGTGAGCATATCCATAACCAAATGGCTGTTTTCTTTTATGGCAACCGCTGATCCCAGGGAAATC from Anaerotruncus rubiinfantis includes:
- a CDS encoding TRAP transporter small permease, giving the protein MKRISDGLEKIISVVLFFIMTVLVVITFLQVFSRFILHIPIAWSEEVIRMSFVWMISLGSAVAIKENSHLVMDMLTSAVSEKMRKVLRMIVLVLILGVSVILLVAGANYVVRSMGKTAVTMPIPSNCVYIAIPVSAVVMIFYTVEQAILELNRNRKEAAS
- a CDS encoding TetR/AcrR family transcriptional regulator C-terminal domain-containing protein, with amino-acid sequence MLKPETRQENTKYRLAEAIKACMKNTPVDRITVQQIVDACGVTRQTFYRNFLDKYDLINWYFDKLLLESFAHMGSGRTVLEGLERKFEYIREERVFFTGAFSSDDQNSLKEHDFALILEFYTQQIRQKTGQFPDEEIRFLLEMYCRGSIYMTVKWVLGGMPEPPEKMAKSLVDAMPAKLADLFIHLGLLPKSHT
- a CDS encoding TRAP transporter large permease: MSPLPILILIVGMILLMLLGLPLAFSILAISTAVLVGFTDLPFWQIVQRFFAGIDSFVLTAIPFFLLAGNLMNSGKITDKLIDLSSAAVGHIRGGLAHINVLVSLLFGHLSGSAVADTSGIGTILIPAMIRKGYTKSFTVAVTATSSVLGQIIPPSLIMIIYSATAGASVQALFVAGMVPGLMLALTMMVVSLGYAIKFHYPKEAKCTFREFLITFRKAALVLVMPLIIIGGVLTGVCTATESAVLAVVYSLIITIFVDKTLTPKDLLPIFVKSAKGAATSLFCIGAASVFGYLLAYFRTNEYVMQLMTDLNLSKAGFMLFTIILFFVLGAFMDATPAICIFVPIVVPAGLALGLHPVHLGMIICLVLSFGLVTPPYGLCLLLACQIAKIEPQKTFRDLFVMLGAVVITLLIIIFFPDFILALPRLVVPKYM
- the fucO gene encoding lactaldehyde reductase; the encoded protein is MANRIMLNQTSYHGSGAIQEIANEAKAHGFKKAFVCSDPDLIKFKVASKVTDILDKEGLAYEVYSDIKANPTIQNVQNGVQAFKASGADYIVAIGGGSSMDTAKAIGIIIANPEFEDVRSLEGVAPTKKPCVPIIAVPTTAGTAAEVTINYVITDVERKRKFVCVDPHDMPIIAVVDPDMMASMPKGLTASTGMDALTHAIEGYTTKAAWEMTDMFHIKAIEIIAKSLRGAVANTKEGRDGMALGQYIAGMGFSNVGLGIAHSMAHTLGAVYDTPHGVACAMMLPIVMEYNAECTGEKYREIARVMGVEGVDGMSQSEYRKAAVDAVKKLSADVGIPAKLEALKEEDLQFLAESAFADACCPGNPKDTNVEDLKALFRKLM